One part of the Arabidopsis thaliana chromosome 1 sequence genome encodes these proteins:
- a CDS encoding nucleolar GTP-binding protein (unknown protein; FUNCTIONS IN: molecular_function unknown; INVOLVED IN: biological_process unknown; LOCATED IN: plasma membrane; EXPRESSED IN: 17 plant structures; EXPRESSED DURING: 7 growth stages; BEST Arabidopsis thaliana protein match is: unknown protein (TAIR:AT1G22230.1); Has 5452 Blast hits to 3541 proteins in 289 species: Archae - 4; Bacteria - 165; Metazoa - 1756; Fungi - 532; Plants - 205; Viruses - 141; Other Eukaryotes - 2649 (source: NCBI BLink).): protein MIKGNNGNRGSSSSGYSADLLVCFPSRTHLALTPKPICSPSRPSDSSTNRRPHHRRQLSKLSGGGGGGHGSPVLWAKQASSKNMGGDEIAEPTSPKVTCAGQIKVRPSKCGGRGKNWQSVMEEIERIHDNRSQSKFFGLKKDVMGFLTCLRNIKFDFRCFGDFRHADVTSDDDEEEDDDDDEEEEVVEGEEEENSKTVFSKWFMVLQEEQNNKDDDKNNNKCDEKRDLEDTETEPAVPPPNALLLMRCRSAPAKSWLEERMKVKTEQEKREEQKEEKETEDQETSMKTKKKDLRSLMEEEKMELVLMRYDTEFYRLSSDIAKETWVVGGIQDPLSRSRSWKN, encoded by the coding sequence ATGATCAAAGGAAACAATGGAAACagaggatcttcttcttctggttaCTCTGCAgatttgttggtttgtttCCCTTCAAGAACCCACTTAGCTCTGACTCCTAAGCCCATTTGTAGCCCATCTCGTCCCTCAGACTCTTCCACTAACCGTCGTCCTCACCACCGTCGCCAGCTCAGTAAACTCTCCGgcggcggtggaggaggacACGGTAGTCCTGTTTTGTGGGCTAAACAAGCAAGTAGTAAGAATATGGGAGGTGACGAAATAGCAGAACCAACTTCTCCTAAAGTAACTTGCGCAGGTCAGATCAAAGTCCGGCCAAGTAAATGCGGAGGGAGAGGAAAGAACTGGCAATCGGTGATGGAAGAGATTGAGAGGATACATGATAATAGATCGCAAAGCAAGTTTTTTGGGTTGAAGAAAGATGTGATGGGTTTCTTGACTTGTCTTAGAAACATCAAATTCGATTTCAGGTGTTTTGGTGATTTCCGACATGCTGATGTCACTAGCGACGacgatgaggaagaagatgatgatgatgatgaggaagaagaggtagtggaaggagaagaagaagagaattcaAAGACTGTTTTCTCTAAATGGTTTATGGTTTTACAAGAGGAACAGAACAACAAAGATGAcgacaagaacaacaacaagtgtGATGAGAAACGCGATCTTGAAGACACAGAGACAGAACCAGCGGTTCCGCCGCCAAACGCGCTTTTGTTGATGCGGTGTAGATCAGCTCCAGCGAAGAGTTGGTTAGAAGAGAGAATGAaagtaaaaacagagcaagaaaagagagaagaacaaaaagaggaaaaagaaacagaggatcaaGAAACGAGtatgaagacaaagaagaaggatttgaGATCAttaatggaagaagagaagatggaaTTGGTGTTGATGAGATACGATACTGAGTTTTACAGACTCTCTTCAGACATAGCTAAGGAAACTTGGGTTGTCGGAGGAATTCAAGATCCTCTGTCTCGGAGTCGAAGCTGGAAAAATTGA
- the AUF1 gene encoding F-box family protein (F-box family protein; CONTAINS InterPro DOMAIN/s: F-box domain, cyclin-like (InterPro:IPR001810), F-box domain, Skp2-like (InterPro:IPR022364); BEST Arabidopsis thaliana protein match is: F-box family protein (TAIR:AT1G22220.1); Has 149 Blast hits to 148 proteins in 12 species: Archae - 0; Bacteria - 0; Metazoa - 0; Fungi - 0; Plants - 149; Viruses - 0; Other Eukaryotes - 0 (source: NCBI BLink).), with translation MDAFDAIPDPVVIDILNRVGDVKTLIRCRSVSKRFNSLATQSESLLLQLDQILGATESDSEIDSPIASFFRSLFKSIHGLLPPIFSKPANSDEILTRSPKTPAQILSGFERIRNLEVELYGGDVKLEKGAAVKWKAEFGKTLKSCVIVAFRSATVNTSAATEAAAVVDGVVESDSEFVCGLKTRVVWTISALMAASTRHYLMRDLVKDHKEMEKLIVRDSDGEGTVVMDAAGMKEYRETEVRGDNKESERVGERTVVPSVRMSMRHAPSLMLKSGICLEAATLVVVRPTGVASDDNDVELVTEAFAGDGDDCMYGEAVTALLKRRRNVLEMNSF, from the coding sequence ATGGACGCTTTTGATGCGATTCCAGATCCTGTGGTCATCGACATTTTGAACAGAGTCGGTGACGTCAAAACGTTAATACGATGTCGTTCCGTTTCTAAACGATTCAACTCGTTAGCCACTCAGTCTGAGTCGCTCCTTCTCCAACTCGATCAGATCCTCGGAGCCACCGAATCTGACTCCGAGATCGATTCTCCTATCGCTAGCTTCTTCCGATCTCTCTTCAAATCCATTCACGGTCTCCTTCCTCCTATCTTCTCCAAACCAGCTAACTCTGACGAAATCCTAACCCGATCTCCGAAAACTCCGGCTCAGATTCTCTCCGGATTTGAACGGATCCGGAATCTGGAGGTGGAATTATACGGTGGTGATGTCAAGCTTGAGAAAGGCGCCGCCGTTAAGTGGAAGGCTGAGTTCGGGAAAACTCTCAAGAGCTGCGTCATCGTCGCTTTCCGTTCCGCGACGGTTAATACTTCAGCAGCTACGGAAGCTGCCGCCGTCGTCGACGGTGTTGTTGAGTCAGATTCGGAGTTTGTTTGTGGATTGAAGACGCGCGTGGTGTGGACGATCAGCGCGTTGATGGCGGCTTCCACGCGTCATTACTTGATGAGAGATTTGGTGAAAGATCACAAGGAGATGGAGAAATTGATTGTGCGTGACAGTGATGGTGAAGGTACGGTGGTGATGGACGCGGCGGGGATGAAAGAATACAGAGAGACGGAGGTGCGTGGGGATAATAAAGAATCAGAGCGCGTGGGGGAACGAACTGTGGTACCTAGCGTGAGGATGAGTATGAGACACGCGCCGTCGCTGATGCTGAAGAGCGGGATTTGTCTCGAAGCAGCGACGCTGGTGGTCGTAAGGCCGACTGGTGTGGCTTCCGATGATAACGATGTTGAGCTGGTGACGGAGGCGTTCGCCGGAGATGGCGACGATTGTATGTACGGAGAAGCTGTTACGGCGTTGCTTAAGCGTAGGAGAAATGTGTTAGAGATGAATTCTTTCTAA